The sequence GCACCAAGTATTTGGAGATGACTTAGTGATACAAGGAGGATACGTCAATTGAGATGAGATGGTCTGATCAGGAGAGGCATTACAGAATGGCACATGGGATGTCACACAAATGAGGGAGAGCgatggaggagatagaggtagaTGGAAAGATCATTAGGAGCAACATGATCAATAGGGGCAGGTGGAGGGAGACCACCACCATCACCAGCAATGGGGATAGGAGGGATCAAACCATCATCAGGGGCTTAGACACCTTCGAGACCAACCAATTTTGAGGGTGGGAGTTCACCATAGCTCCATCAAGTCTAGATTTTGTATCATTTTTTGGTGTATTATGATATGTAGATACCTATGGTTGATGATGAATGAGGCTCTTACTAGCCATtatgatattgacatcattgtatatgacacattttattttaatatatgtatGAGATAAGATCTATTCCTAGCAGCGACTATATGCATATGTTCTTATGTCATGATCTGCATGATATGATGATTCTATATgctttctatatataatatgtatggATGATGATGCCTTATGAGTTGACCTATGTGGATGCAGGATCTATGCTTATATATGCATGATTGGCATGTGGTTATGCATGATGGATGATAATGCAATGCATGACCCTAGTATTtttagtgtgtcattatacttagatGAATAATGTAGGACTACATGTGATGAAGGCCAAAGGGGATGTGATGAAGGGAATTGCGAAACGtagaagatatttgagtgatgaGCTCTTGTGAATTTATAATCATTAAGCTTATTATGGAAAATGATTGTGACCATCCAAATATGTTTTTGACCTAGATAGTTGGCataccatttgcatggagataaaacactttcaaacaaggaatgccccttTCCACACTAGATTCATTATGTCCTTGATGGTCATAGGCCACCATATCCTTGGATGATCTATAGCATTACTAGAGAGCAATTTACAAGTAGCAATTAGGTGAACATGCAGCATCTTGGCCACTCGAGTTTGTGAGACATTCTTGAGAAGCATAGGAAACATGGCATAACAAGACATAATACTCTTTTCTAGTAGCCGCATGGTGGGCCAATTTGAAGGCTTTATTTTTATGGCATTTGGGAACAATGTATTATTCCACATTAGAGGCATTAGGAGGTTATCGTATTTTTTATAACCCATTAATATTGTGAGTTAAGGAATATGTTAATATTAAGCCTTTTCTTGCACATGAAACCTATGTGGTGATTTGACTATTTGGTGTTTGGTGTGGTAGTTTGACCAAGTTGTAGACCATGTTGACTAAGGTGCTTAGTATTTGGTTTGACCATTAATTGGTTGATTTTCTTGGCTCAATGATAAGGGTTGAGGTCCTTTGTTGGAAGGGGTAACTGCTAACTCATCCCTCTAATAGAGCCCCCACCatttttttgttgaagttgagtttATTATTTTTTAGAGGTTATTATTATGATTTCACTAACTTTGTAACTTTTTTGGAGAATTATTATAatggatttttcttttttttctgggGAGGGGAAATTATCAATAATGACACTATTTTATTATCACCCATCTTAGTGAGTGTAATCTATTGCCATATTTGTATAATGAAGTTCCCCATCCCAGCACACCTTGTGAGTATAGCATTTGAAAAGGCTTTAGAGCTAGATTCTTTAGAGttattttttaaaatgtaaatGATGACATTCTAGAGTCTCTTATTCAATTTGAGTGTCCTCGTGCTCTTTGGACTCACATTTGAGAGACATATGGTGATCATGATACTCCACCATCTCTCAATGGTCCTCTTTTCAATTCTCATGTGCCTTTCATTCTTCAGAATAGATAACCCATGGTTGTGATCCTTTGGAGGTTGTAGATACTTCTAAGGTTCTTGATTCTTCACTAGAGGTAGTTGATCCATCTTCAGTAGAGACCTCCATCATTCCTAAGTAGCGGGTATCTATTTGTGTTTTTGATTGGGATTCCTACTTGCCAGACATTGGTACTCTATTTGTGGTATCTCATATTTCAGATTTGGAGGACATATTTGAGGGGATTTCTCTTCTCTTTTATGATAATTTCATCACATTTAGAGATTATTTTACATTATCTTTCGATATTGACATTCATGAGTCTCTTCCTTCACTTGATTTGTCACATTCCATGGTTTATTTTGATCATGAGCATGTGATAGCTTCTTCGAGCTTAGAGACTCCTATTTAGTTTTTAGAGGCGTCTCTCCTATTTAATTATAGTTGTGGAACCACTATTGTCACTTCATATTTGTCTTTGGAACTTGTTCAAAATTAGTTTCCAATGGTTCCTTGTTCATCACCTTCTCTTATGCTTGGGTGTGTATCTAATTGGTTTGTGGCGTCATCTATTAGGGACTTGGTGAAACATGAGCATATTTCAAAGACATCATCATTCTATATTTGGATTTCACTTCCTAGTTCCTATCTAGAATGTGAAGCTTTCTTACATATGTACTTGGTCtatcttcttcccaaggggagaaataTTGTTTGTAGCCATTGGACTACGTTTTGTCTTAAAGCACTCACAATTTTTGTAGGACATTTTTTATTATGGGGGGGATATCATGTCTCTCTTTCTACTTCCTATGGTTTAAAAATTTATGAAGTGTTAGTGTAATTAAGGTGTTGTACCTAGTGATAACCTCACCTAGGTCTTATTACACTttatcacttaagtttacttagtgatCACTTTACACTTCAGGAGAATCTCCATTTTAGGTGGTTTTATCAATTATCTCTTATCCACCTCAAGTGTATCTTCAACCTATAGTGGACATATCACACTATAACTTTTCCACCTTATGCGGGTGATTGGTTGTGCATTGCATAGTATGATGACACTTATCAACATCTTATTAACTCACTTTGCCTGTACATGCAAGGTTCATTATTTACATTTTAATGTCCTTTAGAAATATTATCATCTAGTATTGTGATGCAATCTTCTAGCCATTCTCTTGTGGAAgttgtttttgtctttctttgatccTAGGGGTGTTGCAGAGTCTATATATGCAAGGTTCATTATGTACATTTTTATGTCCATTAGCAATATCATCATCTTGCATTATGATGCAATCTTCTATCCATTATCTTATGGAAGTTATTTTGGTCTTTCATTTGATCACGGGGGTGTTGTAGAGTCACCTAAAACTCTAACATGAAGCATAAAGGAATTAACTCTTTTATGTATGAGTTGTTCATAAAGTAAACAAAATTCATATTTTACATAGGCATGCATGAATTTTGAAGGGAGTTGAAAATATTTGAACATCACTTTAACTATTGTATATGTGAAGAAGATGAAAAGTGGGAGAGAGTTGACTCAAACATGGGATTGAATTTTCCCCCAACTCCATGTAGTTGGTCGCTATTTTGGGGCCAATTTCAGCTCAGAACATAGGTTATAAAATCCCCATAACCCATAGGTCAAAGGACATGGTTTTTGCAGGGCATACATTTTATATTGAGCATTCAAAGAAATAAGATATTTTGGATCAGAACACATATTAAtatggacaacaaaagaaagaagggAGTTGAATTAGAGGTTCTGAAGGTTGTGGTGAATTGTGAGAAGTGAGATTTGAAGATCACTAACTAGATCTAAAGTTCTTCGGTTTCAGTAGGTGGATCTATCATTGGTTTCCTTGCAATTTGTTTACACAAAGCCAATAATATGTGTGCTATCTCAATATTTATATTGTTctatttactatgttattttttttatgtagtatatatatgcacatatatacatatgtatatgtgaatATATATAACATAAAATCTACATGTTTACTCAAAATTGCAGTGCCTTATACTTGCTAATTTCTCATTCTTAATATGAAAAATATGGATTTTATTTCAAACttgaaaatttaattttaaattcaaactCAATAGATGGAGTAAATGtatgaacatatatatatgtatgaaaatacatctatacatatacatacaaatagTCTTACATATGTCTTTGTAtctaaaattatgaaaatgttcttCTTACTTATTTTAAAGGAATGATTTAGTAGGAAGTCAATAATTTTTCAGTTAACAtgattatatataataatttatttagagCTCAAATATCATAGGATTGCATTAAAAAGTATTTTTTCATGAAATAGGAATGATTGTATGGTGCAAGGGCACCCAATGTGTTTCAGGCCTCCATGAGGCTAGTTTGAGTCTTTCATGTTTTATGTCATGTCAATGTTTGAATAAGGTCATATGGATCATTTGTAATTCTTTGAAGGAGTCATGTTGGTTAATTAGTCTATATATGCCAATTGTTGTCATAACAATGAAAATGGATGTAATCTTGGGACAAGGACTCTTTGTATGGGATTCAATCTTGCCTAGTTGTAATATGGTCCATAAGGACTATTTTTAATGGTTACAAGTTATGTGGAGTTTGTGGTGGTAATGTTGTCAACTTTGGTGacaagttgtaaaaagttgcttgacaacgttGCAAATTGTCATGTTGTCGAAAATGCATTTTTTTGTGTCCAACAATTACATGTTTGAAAAAGTGTTAGGAACTATTGGGTGTCAATTGGAAATGTGTATTTAAGCCCTCACAAACTTTGAGGGAGAGTTTTTGGTGAATTTTGTGAAGAAATAATAAGAACTTTGTTTTCCCTGCAAATTTCCTATGTTTTTGTTGCTCCCGAGGTCCGTAAAGACTATGGTTGCATAGTACGGACATGAAAgttatatagatagatagaggaatGAACTAGGTATCCTTTGGAAATGGTTTGAGTTCAATCCATTAAATATTGAGTGAGAAATTGATCTTTTTTTCTGAAAACTATTGCGTTACTTAGGGTTTTGTCAAACAAAATGAGTTTCTAAGCCCTTCCATTGGTGGATTTATATGAAAATTGGTAGAATGGGAATTTTTAATGTGCTCTTAATGATTTTGGTGGTCCTAGAGTAGGAAGATGGAGTTTGGGGTAGTTTGAGGAAGTCCTAGCctgacatctctatgtgacaggtTTGAAGATAGCAATAAATTGGTGAAATTGAAGTGTTGTGTGAAACTTGGTGTGTTTGGGTTCCCAAAACCCATGAAATACTTGGTGTGGTGatgtttgaaattttttataaCCGATTCTTGTCAAAGTGTGCTAGTTTTTGGAGGGGTTTCTTTGTAAAACAAAACTAATTGAGTCCCTAAAACTCTTACCAGTCCTAATTTGATCCATGTGTTCCGAAACAACCTTGGGTGAAATCAAAGTATGTTGTGAAACTTCTAAATGGGTATTTGAACCTATCCTACTTTTGTTTCTAAAGTCAACATGAAGAGAATTATGTTTGAAAAACTAAGAACCCAAGGTTAAAAGTCGGGTAGTGGTTTTGTGAAGGAACCGTTGTATTAAGGGTTTAATAGTTTGAAATCATGGTTGAAAGAGGCTTAGTAATGTGTCATAAGCCCATGGAGTTAGTTTGGACAATGAGACAATTTTGTGTAGTCGTCTTCTCAAAGATGTGTCATGTCACTTATTAGGTGAGTTGAGAGAAAGATCTTCCTAATTAGATATTTGTTGTGGGGAGTTGGAAACCAATTGTAGGTGATTATTAGCATCCTCCCATCTCTGCATATTATATGACATTTATTATATGCatgaaaaatgaaagaataaagTATATGTGTGTTTGCATGAGTGATTTTCTTTAAGAAAGGTAGTTTTCTTTTGCTTGCACTATCCACTTTACATTCTTGGGAATGGATGCTAAATATGGATAAATAGCAAAAGGACAATCCTCTTTCTGGGATCTTCTGTTATTTTAAAAGTATTTTGATCAAAGTCATGCattcattgaaatagatgaattagACTAGCAAATTATTTATATTGTGTATCTCTGCCATATTCTAACAATAAGATATGTATTTCATATAAACCAATGTGTGCAGATATATCAAGTTACAATATCAGATTGCATAGGGTTCCCTTCCTGCTTATTGTTTCCAGGTAACTAGGCATTTTCATGTAGGGTTGGGTATCTTTTATTTCATGAAATATTTCGAGGGAGTCTAAGTTGCACGGTTGGGAAGAAAAATTCATAAGACAAGTTCTCCCTCAAGCTAGCAGACGATTGTTGATTTTGATGGTATTTAGAGGCCTATTGTCTATATTTTCTCTgtcttttcttatatatatatctttttattGTACTTTACATGACATTGTGGTAGACATATGACATGTGATGTCTAAATTTTGTATTATTGTTCCATCACTATCACGTGCTAATACTTGAATTAAGCACTATATTATTGAGATGTATTAGACATTAGATATGAATATAAAATTATTACTTTTTGTTTTTACATTATCGTAATTATGAACGTTTATATGTAGTGAGATAAATTTAACAGGAAACAACCCTTACAGTTCGATTTGTACCACCACTTGAAATTTGACAAGTTAGGGTATGTAATCAACAACTTGGATGCAAATTAGCTAATCATTCTTGGATATCAATGTCTATCTCATCCATGATTTCTTCATTCTCATATTTTGAATGCATAGTTTTTTGTTTGTCAATTGCTTCACCTTTCTTTATGTATGGGACCATATCCATTGGTTGTGGTTGGCCATTGTTTGGGGATATTGAGTTTCTCACCTTTGGGTTGTTCAAATCACCGTCAATTTTTTTCTTGTAGACTTCTTTGGGCACCCGCTATTTTTAGTCGCTAGAGGAGGGCATTGGCATGAGGCTTCAAAGTGATCCTTTttttcacatctcaagaagaatatgAGGGTTTCAATGTCTAATCCATCATTCCATGTGCTAAAAAATGTGTGTAGTTCGATGACGGATTTCAACATTTCCATGACTGATATTATCTTGATACAAGCATACAAAATGGTTTCCCCATCTTGCAGATCAACTTCGAAGGTATTTTTgatattgtttttaatttttaataggCATTCATCTGACCAATACTCGAAAGTAGATcatgtaatctgatttagatcgaCCTTTTTGTTGGAGACACCATCAACGGATGGCTTAAATCAGACATACTAATTTTTTACTTCtacacttaaaagtgttaaacattcaaagttgactgacattctctaggTTTCATATGTTGCTTACTATGTGTGGTTTAATGTTGGCCCACCATCAGATGATTAAAACTTGGCATCCATGTTTGTAAATATAAGAGGTAATCGCTTAGTATCCAAGAATCATTTTTCAGGATGCGAGTTCCCTTTCTTTTTAGAAATAGAGACCTACAACAAAGAAGCCTTTGGGAAGGAGAGGTTGACCAATCTCTAATTGTAGATCTTCTTTTTCCCAAAAACTTGCCTATTATAGTGGTTTCTTTGAATATATCCAAATCTTTGATTATGATGGTTGATACATCGATCGTGAATTCGCTTATGTTGATTCTTGTTACGCTTGTTGCCCCTAACCCTCACCAAGTTCGCATGTGCCATTAGTTCATATCAAAAAGATTTTATTGTTTAAGGGCAGAGAAAAAGTATATTCTCCTCCTTTAATGATAGATCCAAAATAGATAAAATACACAATACTTAATGCTGCATTATAAATTATGAAGGAACTCACGCCAACGTttgttttttcttaaaaatatTAGTGTGAGGTCTAcctataatattttatttcattatatGACAACGGCGCATCTTCTTTATAGTATTTATTGCTTTTCGTGGAGACCCTCAAGCACCTTTAATTACTTCCTGGATTCTATCATCTTTAAGATGGCCGACAGAATCCTATTGAAAAGCGGCCAAATCAAATCGAATATACTTCCTGTCCGTGGACGGGTTTGTCTACTTTCAACTtaccattttctctctcttttcctttgaatgtttCAAGAAAAGACCGAACCCAAATTTCCTAGTATTTTCCTCCCCTGTTTCTGTCCAGGTCGGCGCTTGTATAAATTTTCCTTATTCTTCTTTGTCTTGATGTTTCGAGGAAACGAAGAGGAATGTACCAAACTTACCTGCGGTATGATCTATTTAATTCAAGGGTAGCATCCTCTTCCACGTAAACTCGTCTTTCATTATGAATACTGCAATCAAATCCTATTCGTGTGCCCTTTCTTTCTGTTTTCAAATGGGTTGCTAGCGTTTGAATTGGAATCAATGGCATCGTCTTCCTCGTCTCACCAGAAGAGTAAGGAATCAAATGCTTTCTCTGGAATTGAACCCGCCGGCAAAAGAAGGAAGGTTTCTGAATCTTTAATATTGTACGATGTATTCATCAACCACAGAGGCCCCGATGTCAAAGGAACTTTGGCTACTCAGTTTTACAACTCTCTTGAACAGTTGGGGATACGGGCATTTCTTGATTCCCAAGAGAAGGAGCTAGGAAATTCATTTCCTTCCACTATTGAGACAGCCATCCGCTCTGCAAAGGTACACATAGCCATCTTTTCCCAAAGATATGCAGAGTCACCTTGGTGTTTAGCTGAGCTGGTTCTCATGCTAGAAAGCAAGGCTAAAATTATTCCCGTGTTTTGTGAAGTGGAGCCATGGGAACTCCGGCACATAGAAAGGGGACGATACGCTGATGCATTCATTAACCATGAAAAGAAGGGCAGGTACCTGGAGAAACTTAAAGAGTGGAAGGAAGCCCTTCAATCTCTTTCATTTACAGCCGGCGAAGAATATAAGAGGTAATATTTCATTAGGTCGTTTAACCTCATATAATCTTTCCCTCCTTCAAATCGACTTTAATATTTTCCTGTGACATCCTCCTTTTATTTTACAATGTTTTGTTTTGTATAATTTTTCCTCTGTTCAAATCAGGTTTTAACATTTTTCTCACGACATCCTCCTATTTTACAATGTTTCAGTGCTGCCGATTGTCACAGAATAGTAGAAGCTGTCAAAAAAGAAGTACAAAAGAAAACATGTTTGCATGTTGCTGAATATCCGGTTGGGCTTGACAATCTTGTGGAAGATTTTGAAAGGAGATGCCTTGATGAACGTGTCAAAGATTTTGAAAGGCGATGCCTTGATGAACGTGTCAAAGATTTTGAAGATAAGTGCGGCCTAGGAGAAGGGAAACATAATAGTAAGGTAGTTGGCATTTTTGGCATGGGCGGATCGGGGAAGACCACTCTTGCCAAAGAATTGTTTAACCGAAAGAGTGAGGATTACAAACGAGCAAGTTTTTTGTTTGATGTGCGAGAAAAGTCTGTGACAGGCCAATTACATTCCTTGCAATGTAAGCTACTAAAAGACCTCTTCGATGATCGTGATCTCAGCTTTACAAGCACAGATGAAGGAACAACCTATCTGAAAGATCGTTTACAAAGGAGCCCCCTTTTAAGCTTTTTAATTGTTGTAGATGACATCGATCATGTGGAGCAGTTAAATGCTCTTCGAGTTATGGATTTCTTAAATAAATCTGGTAATAGTCTGGTTATTGTCACAACCCGTGACGTTGGAGTGCTTATAGCTGCAGGAATTACTGTTGGTTACAATTTAAAAGGAATGGGTAGAGATGATGGGAGGAAACTCTTCTGTTGGCATGCCTTCGACCAACCCATTCCACATAGTGGGTACGAGAAGGTGGTTGACTCCTTCGTAGACGTGTGTGGAGGGTTACCTCTGTCTCTTCAGGTTCTGGGCAGGCACGTTCATGGTAGAGCGCACGAGTACTGGGAGTTGGAATTGATTAAAGTTAGAAAGACGTTGCCTCGGGACGTAAAGCAAAGTTTGAGAGTAAGTTTTGATGCATTGGATTGGGAAGAAAAACAGATTTTTATGGATATTGCTTGTTTCTTTGTGGAAAAACCAAAAAGCATAAGCACAAGAGTTTGGGAGGGGTCTGGATGGAATGCTCGACATGCATTGGAAACACTCAAAGATAGGTGCCTTGTTGAAGAAACAGAAATTTTCCGGAATCTGCATGTACAAGGCGAACTTGTATTTATAATGCATGACCACTTAAGGGACTTGGGAAGAGAAATGGCACATGAGCTCAGCCCTCCTCATCGCCTGTGGCGTCCTCAAGATCTGAAATCTTTGGTATGCTTGTTACGCTTTCAGATTTTCTTCTTAGTATTGTAATTTTCTAAATCTTAACTTTATATTACATAAATAGAAATCTGAGATGCTTCTATGCAATGCAGGAATCAATAGATTTCAAAACAATACTCGACAAAACCAATATAAGGTGTTTCCATTCCATTTTCGACAAGTCCATGGGTTCTCAGGTTACATTCTTTTTAGGCCAACCAGTTACTTGCCTTGAGACGTCAGCTTCCTTACTATGGCTCCAGCTTGAGGGCAATTCCAGAGAACAACCATGCATCCCTTCATGGATTCCTCTTCAAAATTTGCAGTCTTTTAAAATCATAGGTGGACGACTCAAAACGTTTTGGGAGAATCGCATACAGGTATTTAGATTTTCTTAATGAAAAACTAAAGACCCTGCAATAGTTTAATGGATTTCATTGTGTTATTGTTATCTCCTGGCTATTTTTTAATCACTGATTGCTTTATACAAATTTATCTTGAATTTCAGGAGCCTTTCCACCTGAAAGAGTTGTTGATTTTCCGAGCCTTTGTGGAAGAGTTTCCAGATTTATTAGGAGAATCCGATAGTTTAGAAAACGGGGGGAAGTTTAGTAGTGTTAAGATCCCAATGAGTGGCTTTGAAAAGCTAGAGAATAACAGTGAAAATTTTGTATCCAAAATATTAATTAATGGAAATCACTTTCCCAACCTTGAGTCTGTCAATCTTCATGACTTGGAAAATCTTATGCAAGTGGATGTAACAAATTTAAAGACGTTAAAATGTTTGGATATTACAAATTGTAAAAAATTAAGAAGATTGACAGGACTATCTGATCTTACAAATCTTGAGCTGTTAAACATTTGTCAATGCCGAGACCTTGAGTTTGAGTATTTGTGTCTCGGGGGTATGAACAGTCTGGAGAGGATAACAATTGATAGAACTGTAAAGGTGAAATATTTTGAGCTTGATGATTGTCAACATTTAAAAACAGTAAGGTTTGGTTATGAAACACTTGTAAAATTAAGCATTCGTGACTGTCCGAAGCTTGACAAGTTGCCCATATTTAGATGTCCAATTTATTTGGAGATGATTATGATTGATGGATGTGGAAAGTTCAAATATCTTGAATTGGATGGCTgtccaaatttgaaaagtgtgtcagGTAACTTTGAGCTTAAAGATTTGTCCATAAATGATTGTCCCAAGTGGTTGCCAAGTTTTGCCGCATTGAGCTGTTTGGAGCAAATTGAGATTAAGAATTGTGAGGGGATACAGGAAATTATGCTGCCAACAACACTCATCAGTCTTTCGGTACAAAGTTGTAGAGGTCTGAAAAGAATAGAAGAAACCGATGATGCTACAAAGCTTACAAAGCTGTACATTTCAAGGTGTCCTGAGCTCGAGTTGCCAAATCTTGCCAGACTGAAGTGCTTGCAGCGGATACAAATAGACACTTGTAAGAAGCTCCAGATACTACATGTGGAAGATTGTAAGAAGCTGGAAATCCTAAATGTGGAGGGATGCAAGAAGCTAGAGATCAAGTATTGTTCGAAGATGAAAAACATAACTCTTCCAACGGGACTCAACAGGCTCTCTGTGAAAGGTTGCAGGCAATTGAAAAGGGTGTTAGGAAGCGGTAATCTTACAAAGCTTACATTAATGAATATTAGTAAGTGTCCTGAGCTTGAAAGGCTTCCAAATCTCGACACTTGTGAGAAGCTGCAAATCCTATATGTGGAGGATTGTAGGAAGCTGGAAATCCTACACGTGGGAGATTGCGAGAAGCTAGAGATCATAGAGATCAAGTATTGTGAGATGATGAAGAACATAGCACTTCCAACCGGACTCAACAATCTCTCTCTGAAAGGTTGCAGACAACTGAAAAGGGTGGCAGGAAGCGGTGACCTTACAAAGCTTACATGGATGGATATTAGTGACTGTCCTGAGCTTCAGGAGTTGCCAAGTCTTCCCAGAATGAGCTGCTTGGAGGTGATTGCGATTGACTCTTGTGAGAAGCTAC is a genomic window of Cryptomeria japonica chromosome 7, Sugi_1.0, whole genome shotgun sequence containing:
- the LOC131856363 gene encoding disease resistance protein RPV1-like, whose amino-acid sequence is MASSSSSHQKSKESNAFSGIEPAGKRRKVSESLILYDVFINHRGPDVKGTLATQFYNSLEQLGIRAFLDSQEKELGNSFPSTIETAIRSAKVHIAIFSQRYAESPWCLAELVLMLESKAKIIPVFCEVEPWELRHIERGRYADAFINHEKKGRYLEKLKEWKEALQSLSFTAGEEYKSAADCHRIVEAVKKEVQKKTCLHVAEYPVGLDNLVEDFERRCLDERVKDFERRCLDERVKDFEDKCGLGEGKHNSKVVGIFGMGGSGKTTLAKELFNRKSEDYKRASFLFDVREKSVTGQLHSLQCKLLKDLFDDRDLSFTSTDEGTTYLKDRLQRSPLLSFLIVVDDIDHVEQLNALRVMDFLNKSGNSLVIVTTRDVGVLIAAGITVGYNLKGMGRDDGRKLFCWHAFDQPIPHSGYEKVVDSFVDVCGGLPLSLQVLGRHVHGRAHEYWELELIKVRKTLPRDVKQSLRVSFDALDWEEKQIFMDIACFFVEKPKSISTRVWEGSGWNARHALETLKDRCLVEETEIFRNLHVQGELVFIMHDHLRDLGREMAHELSPPHRLWRPQDLKSLESIDFKTILDKTNIRCFHSIFDKSMGSQVTFFLGQPVTCLETSASLLWLQLEGNSREQPCIPSWIPLQNLQSFKIIGGRLKTFWENRIQEPFHLKELLIFRAFVEEFPDLLGESDSLENGGKFSSVKIPMSGFEKLENNSENFVSKILINGNHFPNLESVNLHDLENLMQVDVTNLKTLKCLDITNCKKLRRLTGLSDLTNLELLNICQCRDLEFEYLCLGGMNSLERITIDRTVKVKYFELDDCQHLKTVRFGYETLVKLSIRDCPKLDKLPIFRCPIYLEMIMIDGCGKFKYLELDGCPNLKSVSGNFELKDLSINDCPKWLPSFAALSCLEQIEIKNCEGIQEIMLPTTLISLSVQSCRGLKRIEETDDATKLTKLYISRCPELELPNLARLKCLQRIQIDTCKKLQILHVEDCKKLEILNVEGCKKLEIKYCSKMKNITLPTGLNRLSVKGCRQLKRVLGSGNLTKLTLMNISKCPELERLPNLDTCEKLQILYVEDCRKLEILHVGDCEKLEIIEIKYCEMMKNIALPTGLNNLSLKGCRQLKRVAGSGDLTKLTWMDISDCPELQELPSLPRMSCLEVIAIDSCEKLQNMTGFEELHASKFMKLSYCNSAVTRNCVHKLMSVPSWGMDMIGRAVDGADSRLNENMFGDANIGADVGIEIVIQETCPEWSELSAVIVCYLVIVDSCTPVESINESLSEYLLYIREGEWIITMVACDDERYSFLQEIEDVLRWYRVMKKGLRIDLKKEEEWKSVHVLNTIVNWLHHS